Proteins encoded together in one Macadamia integrifolia cultivar HAES 741 chromosome 8, SCU_Mint_v3, whole genome shotgun sequence window:
- the LOC122087522 gene encoding 22.0 kDa heat shock protein-like: MEMRGRRPIGERTSTRQLVYVDFHPHADWTHDSNSHVLLIDLPGFKKEEVKLEVDNKGNVAVSGERQLTENKYKRFKVNYNLPIESDIDKISGKFDNGLLFVIIPKKEYVIEEEPKEQPQIADTIAEQKKQETSKTEEKPKKGDPKQETTNTERKTKESKNKEGKVGLNEDGGKKDEIEFKFGYLGSATEMINRNKGMVLAAILGFTVGMYLSHKLRN; this comes from the exons ATGgagatgagaggaagaagacCGATTGGAGAAAGAACCTCTACGCGTCAGCTTGTGTATGTAGACTTCCACCCACATGCTGATTGGACTCATGATTCAAATAGCCATGTCCTCCTTATTGATCTTCCGG GCTTCAAGAAGGAAGAGGTGAAGCTAGAAGTAGACAACAAAGGTAATGTAGCTGTCAGTGGAGAGAGGCAGTTGACTGAAAACAAATACAAGCGTTTCAAAGTGAACTATAACTTACCCATAGAATCAGATATCGATAAGATCAGTGGTAAGTTTGATAATGGCCTCCTCTTCGTaatcatcccaaaaaaagaatatgtgATAGAGGAAGAACCAAAGGAGCAGCCCCAGATTGCAGACACAATTGCAGAACAGAAGAAACAGGAAACATCCAAAACTGAAGAGAAACCAAAGAAAGGGGACCCAAAACAGGAAACAACCAATActgaaaggaaaacaaaagagagTAAGAACAAAGAGGGGAAAGTTGGATTAAATGAAGATGGAGGAAAGAAGGATGAGATAGAGTTTAAGTTTGGTTATTTAGGAAGTGCAACTGAGATGATCAATAGGAACAAGGGGATGGTTTTGGCTGCCATTTTAGGATTTACAGTTGGGATGTATTTATCTCATAAACTCAGGAACTAA